From Astyanax mexicanus isolate ESR-SI-001 chromosome 13, AstMex3_surface, whole genome shotgun sequence, the proteins below share one genomic window:
- the kcnk15 gene encoding potassium channel subfamily K member 15 has translation MQKQTVRTLSLILCMLSYLLVGAAVFDALESETESERRRVLEQKRGEMKRQYRFSEEDYREIERMVLQAEPHRAGRQWKFAGSFYFAITVITTIGYGHAAPGTDAGKVFCMFYAVLGIPLTLVMFQSLGERMNTFVRFLLHRTKQCLGFRRTEVSMENMVLIGFLSCLGTLCVGAAAFSHFEGWTFFHAYYYCFITLTTIGFGDFVALQKNEDLQEKTPYVVFSFMYILVGLTVIGAFLNLVVLRFLTMNNEDERRDAQERASMKRRQNLGFLADGRDRHRHSTLFLPMEEGTSCTNLIPSPLDERYSRPSLPRLPSSPSREQSCIGSFWSYVCYRLGLSNSIAVSRHDRPSCHVNSVYYTSISYRIHGGSLTRDNTGLSSPGSNLSPGHCYREFPRSRRKSL, from the exons ATGCAGAAGCAGACGGTGCGGACGCTGTCGCTGATCCTCTGCATGCTCTCCTACCTGCTGGTGGGCGCCGCGGTGTTCGACGCGCTGGAGAGTGAGACGGAGAGCGAGCGGCGGCGGGTGCTGGAGCAGAAGCGTGGCGAGATGAAGAGGCAGTACCGCTTCAGCGAGGAGGACTACCGCGAGATCGAGCGCATGGTCCTGCAGGCGGAACCGCACCGCGCCGGACGCCAGTGGAAATTCGCCGGATCCTTCTACTTCGCCATCACCGTCATCACCACCATAG GTTATGGCCATGCTGCCCCCGGCACGGATGCTGGCAAGGTCTTCTGCATGTTTTACGCCGTCCTGGGCATCCCTCTGACCCTGGTGATGTTCCAGAGCCTGGGCGAAAGGATGAACACTTTCGTCCGGTTCCTCCTCCACCGGACCAAGCAGTGCCTGGGCTTCCGGCGTACCGAAGTCTCTATGGAGAACATGGTCCTGATCGGCTTCCTGTCTTGCCTGGGGACGCTCTGTGTAGGAGCGGCTGCCTTTTCCCACTTTGAAGGTTGGACGTTCTTCCACGCATACTACTACTGCTTCATTACCTTGACTACCATCGGCTTTGGAGACTTTGTGGCCTTGCAGAAGAACGAGGACCTTCAGGAGAAGACACCCTACGTGGTTTTCAGCTTCATGTACATCCTGGTTGGGTTGACAGTGATCGGCGCCTTCCTTAACTTGGTGGTGCTGCGGTTCCTGACTATGAACAATGAAGACGAACGAAGGGATGCGCAAGAAAGGGCCTCGATGAAGAGGCGACAAAACCTGGGGTTCCTTGCTGATGGTAGAGACAGGCACCGCCATAGTACCCTCTTTTTGCCAATGGAGGAAGGAACCAGCTGCACCAACCTCATCCCATCTCCGTTGGACGAACGTTACTCCCGTCCCTCCTTGCCTCGACTTCCCTCAAGTCCATCCCGGGAACAATCGTGCATTGGCTCCTTCTGGTCGTACGTTTGTTACCGTCTTGGCTTGTCCAACAGCATCGCCGTTTCCCGACACGATCGTCCCAGCTGCCACGTCAATTCCGTCTACTACACCTCCATTTCCTACAGAATCCACGGAGGCTCCCTGACCAGGGACAACACCGGACTTTCTTCCCCAGGAAGCAACCTCTCTCCTGGCCACTGCTACAGAGAATTCCCTCGCTCACGGCGTAAGTCCTTGTAA